Part of the Notamacropus eugenii isolate mMacEug1 chromosome 5, mMacEug1.pri_v2, whole genome shotgun sequence genome is shown below.
tttatagcaccactcTTGATGGCAGCAAAGAACTatcactgccttgtcatggtGGAGGGGCTTGCATAGCTCAATGAGGCCATGAGTCATGCTGAGTAGTGTTACCCAAGATGGACAGATCAGAGTagagttctgacaaaagatgatgatccactggagaaggaaatagaaaaccacttcagtatctttgccaagaaaatcccatagacATTATTGGGCCTGGTGAGTTATGATCCATTGGGTCACAAAGACTTAAATGAAgaacaacaagaacaagaaaaaaactgGATGCCCATCGGTTGAGAAGTGGCATAAAAACCCCAACAATGATGACATATGAATGTCGTGGAATAATACTGTGCAATTTCACAAAGATAAGTAAatctgagaaatgagaaaatctgtacgaactgatgcagaataaacaAAATAACCAGCACTAAAAGAACAATGTGCACATTGACTACACCAGTGTAGCTGAAAATGTCACCAAAAGGAAGCTGTCAAGTAACTGAAAAACCGGTGAAGGTCCAGGAGCATCTCCTTCCTTATGACAGAGAAGCAATGGTTATTATGAGGGAAAGTTATATACATTGGCAGATAATAGTCTCTATATGGCACAAAACACACTTTAGCCTGGAGAGGAGAGgtggtcttttttcctttcccagaaATGACTTACAACGTAAAGACAAAATGCTTCactaacatatttttaaaaaattaattttgtaagTACGTGATTGGGTGTTGGTATGTGGCTATatagcagttcatctgaaaaatatataGGAGTTTTTGGTGGACTATAAGTTTAATTTGAGGTAGACATGCCAGCAATGACAGTAAATTAGAGGTGGTCTCCCTTTTATGGCTCAAATCCTCGAGAAGGCTATCTACAGTTGATACCTCCACTTCTATTTCTTTCACTCTTTAATGTTGAAACCCTAATTTCTTCTAATCATTCAACtgtgaaactgctctcttcaaaggtaccaatgatctcttaattaccaaatctaatagccttttctcagtcttcatccttgaCCTCTGTGCAGCTTTTGACCCTAGAATACCCTTCTCTCCTTGATACcctttttctctctaggtttttgtgaacATTGCTCTCTCTTAGTTCTGAATACTGTCCAgcttcctttgctgaatcttatCCAGGTCACTCTCATTAACTAGTGTCAACACAGATAAGTATAAATTATTCCCTTAACATCTCTAATCCTGATCTTTCCTCTGAGTTCTAGCTGGACATTTCCACCTGCCTACTTGACATCTCTACTGGTTGACCCACATGCAACAtcaaattcaatatatccaaaaccaAGTGCATTATTTTCATCTTATATGTTTGTGATTCCTATATATATACTGAACctaattttccttctaatttcatTATTGGTgcttgtgacaaaaaaaaaattgatgttaGTGACTTTTCACTATCCCTCAGTCTATACATCCCAATTAGTCCCCAAATCCTGCCATTTCTAGCTTATTATCTCTCAcatttgtcttcttttctctactcacacagccactaCCTTGATTCAGGTAACAATCACCTCTtttctagattattgcaataacctttgACTTAATTTCCTTGCTTCAAATCTCTCCTGAAAACAATTCATCCTTTATATAgttgctaaaatgattttcctagagAGCAGGTCTGAACATGTTACTGTTTCCCATAACCCTCACCATCTGCTTACTCAATACATTTCAATGGCTTCCTAATGCCTGTAGGATCAATTATAAAATATTctggattttaaaatcctttatgaaTTGGttccaatctttttttaattatacatTACTATTATTCACACACTATCTCATCCAGTCAACGTGACCTTATGCTTTTCTGTACATTTTATATTCCATCTTCATACCTTTGCATACCTTTTGtttggaatgcactcccttctcatttctgacttcttaaaaaaaaatctcagttcaaGAATTACTTTCTTCACAAAGCCTTCCTGGTTCCCTCAGCTGCTAATATCATTCCTACAAAAATACCTTGTATTCATTGtgcgtgcatacacacacatacacaacatcCACTCTACTATCCACTTTCCATAAcataaggtccttgagagtactgactgtttcttttttggccTCATGTCCCCAAGGTGTCTGGCCATAACAgggaattaataaatgcttgctgattgattttttttttttgcaatttccaGTTGGTAATGATTTCCCTCTCAGACCTCACTTCACATAGCATTTTGTTTCTTACCTCTATGATTCACTTATCAGGTAATAATACATGTTATATGTGGCTATATTTGAATCATTTCCATCCTAGTTTGGAAGCTCCATGACTCTAAgtattaaatacataaataaaatactaggcACATAATTAGCACTTCAACCAAATCACATACTGAGAGAAGCAATCTAATTCTTTTAGGGTGATGCTTAATGCACTACTGCCACAAGTGGGGAAATTTCACATACAAAGTAATGTAGAGACattctacttaattttttttttaaagtcagcaGTCTTACCAGCAGCCTTCTCATTTTGTCCAAGGGTACTATGCTCTCCTTTCCATTGAATACCAACTTTTTCTTCAATAGGCTTCAAAGAGTGACTATTTTCTTCATAAAGAGGACTTTGTGCACAAATTGATGAACCATCTTGCTGGACAATCACTTGAGTACCTTTCATACTGTTATTTGCTGATGTTTGGCGTTCAGAGGTGCAATATGAAGGTAAGGATGGCATTGGAGTTACTAACTCAGAGCTATTAGTATTCCAAGGTGAAGGACTACTTTCTTGAGAAATGTGACTAAAAGTGTTCTCTGTTAGAAAAACATGCCTTGAGCCTAGGTTCCTACTATTTATAGTACTGCTTTGAGATTTTGTAGGCATCACTTGTTGACAGTGAGAATCTTTTACAGTTTTACTAATCCTATTATTTGTTACAGGTTTATGAGGAGGATGAGGTGCAATTAATTTGCCCTGAGTTGGTATCGTCTTGTTGGCTTCATTTGTAGCCTGTGGTCTAATGACagtgacttttttgtttttagatgCAATACCTGATTGAACTTTGGAAGCCCTTGATCTTCGAATTATCTTTATTATCCCACTCCGTGAAACAGTCTTCTGAGTTTTAGAATCATTATTTTGAACACGGAATTTACCTTCCTCCTTTTTTGAGGTTATCCAGGCTTGTTTTGCAAAGCTTTTACCTGAAGGTACAAAAGAATGTAAAGGCACATTATCTGTTTCAGACATTTGTGCAGCAGCATTTTTTGTGACAAGAGAGTTATTCTTGGCATTTTCACACTTCATTACTCCCAATATGCCCTTGTGGTTTTCATAACTAGAAGAATTAGAAGAATTATGAACGTTAATATTGCTAGTAGCACTGACTTTGGTTTGCACATAAGTTGGCTGTGATGATTCTTGACATGAACCAAGTCCAGTTTTCAATGAagtttctccatcttctttttctttttggccaaTTTCATCAAACCACCTCAGTTTTTTAATGGTCTTTTGAATTTCTGAtccctttccctttacttttGCCAACTCCACACTATCTCTGATTGCTGCTGCAGTTTGATTTCCCAAGTTGAAGCCTCGATTTATAATTAATGCCTTGAAACAATCATGTTCATATTTAGATTCTTTCTTTAATATACTTTTGAGTAATTTTACTCCATTTCTCTCATGATTATTATGTTTGGATTTTTTTGGCTGTCCAATTAAGTCAGAATTATTAGAAAGTGATGGTGTGGTTCcaactgttttctcatttttatctttcactGACATTTGATCAGGGTTGTTACACATAAAAGCAGCACTAAGTGCATCTGGAAATAAAAAAGGCAATGCCTGATTATTAATCCCAaagtttttcatcttttcatcttttatatCTTTCAAACTGTCTAGCCCATCAGTACACTGTATTGGGTAAATTTCTTCTAAGTGCATattatttttttgcaaaaaaCTAGCTGAATGTATATTACTATAAGTACTTTTATAGTTAGGCCATTGACTAGAAGGTAGTAGTACGGGTGTTGCCACAGGTATATTTGAAGCAGGTACTGAAGTTGCTCTGTTTGGTTGAGTTAATTCAGGATATTTCTCATGTTCTGAAGACTGAACTATTTCTCTTGTAGTGGGAGATGAAGCAGCCCAAGTTTTGCTGAATTTAAATGTTGGGCTCTCAGCAACTAATGGTCTCTCTCTTTTAAGCATTCTAGAAGATAAAGAGTCAACTTTCCATATACTGAAAACTTCTGAAGTCTTTCCAGCCTTTTTATCTTGTGCAAAAGTACATGGGTTCTGTATAATGGCTACTGTATTATCAGAAGCATCTGTACTTCTTTCGCCAATCCTGTTAAGAGCAAATGATCTTAGTTTTGGATTGTTAAAATGGTCATTATGTTTGTTTATAAAGTCTGGAAAAGGAGAGGATGTCTGTGTATTTTGATCATTTATGTTTGTTAGCCAATTATTTATATGTTGAGTtttagagagatgcaattcaCCTGCATCAAAATAAACATGCTTTGTTGGCTGTGGACTCTGTGAATTGTGAGATACAGAGTTCTGCTGGGCTACTGCAGATAGAGCTTTACTAAGTGTTGAATAGATTTCTTCATGGTCTCCAGCTTCAAGACTGTCTATACTTGACAGAGTTTCAGAATTTGTTAGTTGATTAACTTCTTCTTGAAGATcctgaaaaaaagaatgtaaatttatctttaaaatatcttaATTTTTAATGTCAAAATTAATGAAGCTCATCTTCCTGGACACATAGGCGTTTATTAGGGCAGGTTATAAGCTTTATAGGGAAATAATgtcataaaagaaaagagaatgaatttggagtgagaagactTGCATTTTAATCTCAGTTCTGTCCCTATCTGCATGTGACTGGtaaattcatttaacctctgtggatCTCACTCTAAAATCAGGAGTTTGATTAGATGACTGCTAATttctcttcaagctctaaatttgtgattctatgaagTTCCTGACTTAGTAGAACACAGTGGGGAATAGCAGCTAAACACAAACTTACTTAGGATCATTGAGGTTAAAAAGCAAGGAGGTTAGGGCAGAACCAAGACAGCAGAGTAAAGGCAGGTACTTgtctgaactctcccccaaacctctccaaaaacttataaataatgactctaaacaaattctagaatagaagaacccacaaaaaagatggagtgaaataatttttgaggccaagacaacctagaagttGGAAGGGAAGATCTGTTGCATCAGAgggagagaggagcacagtctagTGCAGGGCATGCCAGTGCAGactggccccagcaaaccaggagcaggcctggGGCACCTGAATCAGTGCCAgtagtggtggtttccagatctCTCACAACAGAGATGGTAAAGGGATTGGACAAAAGGAGATTTAAAGGGGTCCCTTTACTGGCACCAGAGGCAAGACTCTGTTGTattgcctatacttggatctgggtcacagtcttgGGTCTTAATGTCAGTGCAAAGAAgagcactagcacagcagagtTTATGGCTACAGTGGAATGGGGACActtgtcacagttccagggcaaaaaagagtgcttgtggtcactcacaaaccagtgcaTAGTACAAGAGAGTTGTAAACATACCTCTTTGAAGCGTGTTTACCTAGATCATACCATTTTGGAAGAATCAAAAACTTACACGTCCTCAGAATTACCTCTGATAAAAGCTGCACAaaaccctgaagcttgagacagtgcccccaccatcctggaagcagagccaCACTTGAGCACAgaattaaaagtaaagaaataggctAGTAAATGAGAAGACAACAGGAAAAAttatgaccatagaaagttactatggtgacaaggaagatcaaaatacacatacagaagaaaagaacaaagtcaaaatacctgcatccaaagcctcaaagaaaaatatgaattggtctcaggccatggaagagagcaaaaagattttgaaaatccagtaagagagatagaagaaaaactgggaagagaaatgacagtgatacaagaaaatcaggaaaaaaagagtcaaaagcttggtaaaggaggcacaaaaaatacacaagaaaataacaacttaaaaaacggaataggccaaatggcaaaagagacacaaaaattcaatgaagaaaagaatatcttaaaaagcagaattggccaaatggaaaaagagggacaaaaattcactgaagagaagaattccttaaaaactagaattggtcAAACAACAAAGGAGTtacaaaagctccctgaagaaaataattccttaaattagaattgggcaagtggaaggtaatgactttatgagacatcaagaaacaatcaaacaaaatcaaaagaacaaaaaaatagaagaaaatgtgaaatatcccattggaaaaaccactgatcttgaaaacagatccaggagagataatttaagaattattggactacctgaaagtcatgatcaaaaaaaagagtctagacatcatctttccagcaattatcaaggaaaactgccctgatattctagaccaaaaaataaaacagaaatggaaagaatccaccaatcacctcctgaaagagatcccaaaatgaaaacgcCAAGGAATAGCCAGATTTTATACCTCCTAgagcaagaagaaaatactgcaaatagccaaaaagaaacaattcaaatatcgtggAGCAACAGTtaggataacaaaagatttagctgcttctacattaaagaatcagagggcttgagATGTTActgaaggtcaaaggagctaggcttacaatcaagaatcacctacccagcaaaactgtgtataatccttcagggaaaaaataaacactcAATGAAGtgcaggactttcaagcattcctgatgtaaagtccagagctgaatagaaaatttgattttgaaatacaagatgaaaaaggcaaacaagaaagagaaatcagaagggattTGATAGTTAAACtacttatattcctacatggaaaaatatttataactcctaaaaactttctcattagggaagttagaaggagtatagagttgaatgtgatggtatgattattaaaaaaattaaattaaggaataagaaagaagaatgcactgggagaaggggaaagagagaggtggAATGCGATAAATTATCTAATGTAAAAAAGGCCTGAAAGAGATTCTTACAGTAgaagggaaaattggggaagcagggagggaagCACATAAACTTTACTCTCCttggaactggctcaaagagggaataatataaacACTGAGTttggtatagaagtctatcttactATACATaagagtaggaagggaaggggagaggaacagACAAGGAAGGGCGTTTGggagaaagaatcagaaacaaaacatttctgaGAATGTACAGGGTAAAAGGAAAGAGTAGGATGAACAAGGGAAaaacaggatgaagggaaatacatagttgatatgcattactgtgaaaaaaattttcacagtgaatttctctgataaagacttcatttcctAAACATATAAAAAACTGACTCAAACTGACAGAAATAAGATTGATAAATGGTTAAGCAATATGGACAGGTAGTtccagacaaagtaatcaaagcaatCTATAGTCATTTAAAATGCTCAAAAATCACtcaatgagagaaatgcaaattaaaacaactaagcTACTATcttacacctgtcagattggctaatatgacagaaaaggaaaatgacaaatgttggagtggatgtgggaaaattaaaacagtaatgtACTACTGGTAAAGGTGTATATTGATTcaatcattctagagagcaaaTTAGAACCATACCCAAAGTactataaaactgcatatttgaccaagcaatatcactattaggtctatatcccaaagagataaaaacaaaaaggaaaaggacctatgtgtacaaaaatatttatagcagttctttcagtggtggcaaagaattgcaaattgatgggaatagctgaacaagttgttgtattgtgatggaatactattgtgctttaagaaatgataagcaagatgctttcagaaaaacatggaaagacttacatgaactgatgtaaggTGAAATGAGCAccaccaggagaacactgtatacagtaacagtaatactgtGTGATGATCTACCTTGAGTaacttagatattctcagcaattcagcaatacaatgatccaagacaattccatagGACTTAGATTGAactgtccatatccagagaaagaactggtagagcctaaaggcagatcaaagatactttttctttattatttttttgattttttttgccagttttctttcacagaatgacttatatgtaaatgtgttttgtatgtctatacatgtataacctatgccaaattgcttgccttctaaaggagggggagaagagggaaataatttggaactgaaaagttgaaaaaaaaaagaatgttaaattgtttttacgtgtaattggggaaaaaaataaaatattaaacaagaaaaaaagcaaggagggaaaggaaaataattctttccctCTGAAGATGATGAATTAAAACTGAATTGAAGGTTTTCATAAGAACTGAATTTTGGCtccataatttatttattctccAAGAAATTTTTGAGGTTTCGACTATGCATTGCCCTCATCAGGAGGCAACAGAGACTGAAGAACTAGATTtggtcaaaaaacaaaaaaggctcAGATCAATGTGATTAATGCTGGTTTTATTAACGTGATCTTGAAGTACTGTCTGAAAAACACTgtgcccagcatatagtaggtgcttaataaatagttgtttatGATTACATATCAAGGCAAATTGGACTATTTTCCACACTTTGAACATGCCTCACATGCTTTCCTATCTTTATGCCTTTGATTACGTTTCTATTAGAATATCCTTCCTGTTCCTCTGTTGACCAAATTCTTATTCATCCTTTAAAGTATTATTAAAATGCTATCTTTTTCACATAATATTTCCAGATCAACCACTTATAAACTACTGTCTCTTGATTTGTACCTCTCTTATGTATTATGTAGCATAGTTATATGTACAAAGGTATGTGTTACATTTTTCACTGTAGGTGGTTTTTCCTCTATCACGCAAGGTCTGCGTGATGTCAGTACTAATGTTTTgcaaattttctatttctcccaGCGCTGAGCATACAGTGCCGAACACAGTAGGTTTTTTAACAGAAGTCTCTTCTTACTGAGGCACTGCTAATTtttgagaaaaaggaataaagcagtctggcagatttttttcaaaatggatTTTCTACTTACTGAGCAAACTGACTCCATATTCTAATGTACTATTTTTATAAAATCTGTAAAGCCTGATACTCGTTTTGGTGATAGATATTTGTCTTCCTTTAGCATTATAACATAGTGCGTATCACAAAGGCAGGGGGTAAAGGGCAGATGAAGCAAGAAGTCTTGACAGTCTCTCTTGACAAAGAGAGACTTTGATTCTGAATTACACTTGTATTCTACTCAGAAGTTTAAATGCTTTCATTTGGGTTGGAGAACAGTAACAGCCAGCTAAGGACATATAGGCAGAGTCAGGGATGTGATTGGAAGGCATGTAAGGGTAGAAAAATATAGCTAAATCTTGATAACATCTATCAAACACAAGTTATCAAAAGATCATACTTTTACAACAGATATCTCCGTATAGGATTCAATGTCATTGGTCCATTAACATAATGAAAATAGTGATGGAAATTTTGACctaatcagagaaagaaaactgaaccAAAGGCTTGAAGGGGCCAGATAGTCTATCTTAATATCTTTAATGGAGGATTGGAACTATAATTTTGAATATCTTCATGCTTGGAATTCATATCTGAAATACTAGCttaaaagttacaaaataaaaaaaaatgggtaCTTTCTCTAGTGTACATGCAAATGTATCTTTAAAGTCTGAAATGAATTgtctgaattgaaatgaaatgcaTTAGATACTTAATCTTATCTATAAGGTTGTCCTTAAAGTTCTGGTGCTAGGATCAATTGCTCATATGCTTACTTTATATCAAAATAATACTGAATAGGAGAACAAAGAATCAGATTTAGGACAAAATGCCTTCAgggaacattttaaaaacaagaaaaagtattTTGGTTTCTTCTCATAAAGTATAATCTGATCTTAGGTTTTCCATTAACCACTTTTTTTCAATGAGTTGTATCTTTAACCTTTATTTGAACTTGACATCATAAGTaagaaagataaatatatttttacttaaaATGACTTTCTGTGATATCCTGTGCTGCTTCAATCTGTGTATTACTATCAATGTTTTGAAATGATTAAGGGTATAATTAGAAATCAAGGAATTTAACTTATAAAAGAATTCTactttctgcttttatttctaaatacatTTTGCTGAAGATCTTTAAAAGATAGACAATTCAAGGTGAGTCTTAGAATACTGATGTTTGTTGATTATAATTGTGATCTCTCCTAATATACAACTGTTGATCCTTAAGAATCCATATAGTTCTGAAATGCTATTTGTCTTAAGTTCAAATTACCATCCATGTTTCTTaaaatttgaagtatttttttggtattttaagCTTGTATTTTGCATTGCAAACAACAAGGTATTAAGCAGGCGTTAAAAGCATGAAGCTTTTGAATTTTTAACAAGCCTCTGTAACCCATCTTGAAACTCTGGAAAATTTTTGGGGATGCATAGAGATTGAAAACAAAACCCTTTCCATGAGTCTAATGTGAAGAATATAGgtaatgagaaagaaagagaatattttaGGCAGATTCAAATAGCAACTGTGAAACAAATGTTCTTgctatgcaaaaacaaaaaacaaaattattctttactttaaaaattgtttattttttaacattaattttttatacTTTGAGAGAATATATTGTCCTTCCTCCTGCCCCTTCTCTGTCCATttagaaggcaagtaatatgatatgCATTATACATAGGAACTCAcacaaaacatgtttccatattatacataatgaaaaaaagtgagaaaaatatttattactttCAACAAAGGATAAAAAACAAATAGTATTGAAAATATGAAGCAAGCCAGTATCTTTAATGAAACttgttcttttatatttgtcTAAAATTTACCACTGTTCTCAGTATGAATTACAATAGTATAAGTACTGATGTAAGTACTGAACATATTAATTTACTTAATATAGCATGAAAGAATGTTAGAAgtgaaagggaccttacagaACATTAGACTAAACTTTACATATGTATGAGAAGAACTGAGGCTTGGATAGGAAAAGTGACTTTAAATAAGACAACTAGGCAGTGTCATGGCCAAAATTGTAACTCTTGAATCCCAacccagtgctttttttttttttttttttttttactgtgccATACTGTATTCAATATTCCTCCATTATTAAAGTAGAATTCCAAATGCTAACAGCTTAAACAAATTACTTTCACAGACACACCCCTTGAATATTTACCTAAGAATTTAAAGGctaaaatatggttctgatattcTGGGTACTTTTTTTAGTCTCACAAGaccatcaagcatttatttattaaagcttttatttttttctctctctatagcTTTTCAATTCTTTAGCAAGATATTACTACTTGTAATCTTTTCTTACCCTTCTAAGTATTTGCAAATGAGCTGATTTGGAAACCAAGTGTCAACCCTATATGCCAAATCACCCTGCTTAGCCTGGAGATCAAGTATTAGCTGTCAAAAGCAGTTTCTGGGTTTTTctactctttttgtagtggccattGTTTTTAAAACAACAGTTTAAATTCTTAGTATCGCCACTTCTTTAAAATATGAAGTCTTtacttttaataatttcttaattttcagCATCAAGAGCTAGAGCTATTGTAATAATATGCAgtttcttctgatttttattcTCGAATCATTTTATGACCTATGGCTCTAGTGGTCAGTTGATAATTTCACTGCACGATTCTGAAATGACTTTTAACCAGTTGTTAGGGTATGCTAACATACAACTTTTTTGCGGGGGGGGGAGGACAGGTA
Proteins encoded:
- the CEP126 gene encoding centrosomal protein of 126 kDa isoform X4, whose product is MLTGRPGTRSPTRVPGTAPASPVPHWRSHFAQGNNFYQNMKIHLEKNLEEERQKLLQEQRICRSRARKHSIESNRRRKAFEEKRKQEEEKEHQIREQILQQRKQKLEEVTEKFQRAHIPPQRRRTVYQKPVPRLEEALEQIQGFDLKQEPNFYSFNRPTVNWKTIDSAVASTVTRIEPIYQKHLSSRINCDKEIQESNKINWVIGQEDNFQLNLEETQNLLEELHLNNVQDLQEEVNQLTNSETLSSIDSLEAGDHEEIYSTLSKALSAVAQQNSVSHNSQSPQPTKHVYFDAGELHLSKTQHINNWLTNINDQNTQTSSPFPDFINKHNDHFNNPKLRSFALNRIGERSTDASDNTVAIIQNPCTFAQDKKAGKTSEVFSIWKVDSLSSRMLKRERPLVAESPTFKFSKTWAASSPTTREIVQSSEHEKYPELTQPNRATSVPASNIPVATPVLLPSSQWPNYKSTYSNIHSASFLQKNNMHLEEIYPIQCTDGLDSLKDIKDEKMKNFGINNQALPFLFPDALSAAFMCNNPDQMSVKDKNEKTVGTTPSLSNNSDLIGQPKKSKHNNHERNGVKLLKSILKKESKYEHDCFKALIINRGFNLGNQTAAAIRDSVELAKVKGKGSEIQKTIKKLRWFDEIGQKEKEDGETSLKTGLGSCQESSQPTYVQTKVSATSNINVHNSSNSSSYENHKGILGVMKCENAKNNSLVTKNAAAQMSETDNVPLHSFVPSGKSFAKQAWITSKKEEGKFRVQNNDSKTQKTVSRSGIIKIIRRSRASKVQSGIASKNKKVTVIRPQATNEANKTIPTQGKLIAPHPPHKPVTNNRISKTVKDSHCQQVMPTKSQSSTINSRNLGSRHVFLTENTFSHISQESSPSPWNTNSSELVTPMPSLPSYCTSERQTSANNSMKGTQVIVQQDGSSICAQSPLYEENSHSLKPIEEKVGIQWKGEHSTLGQNEKAADSTSAKRKINLASNENKPRTLLEQRRQPSSSIRQKCLERPQNKIQPIQLSSSEPVQSLSGISHSEEVSESTAQFLMAEKLVKSSVPEDKILAALKPMQPYKPTLPLHKTQRLNIGTLSFEEQKIIESLNHLNQRLHYVQEAICKNPSIKSILQIASPLNSEPWTTSVSIGHNISTEVQSQIQRKY